Part of the Tolypothrix sp. PCC 7910 genome, TGAGGTAATTAAGTTAAATGGATAGTTCCAAGGGCCGATAATTAAAACTACTCCTAACGGCTCTGGATAAATTTTGGCTGAGTATTGCAAAAATTCAATAGGAACTGCGGCTTTTTGAGGCTTTACCCAATTTTTAAGATTTTTAATTGCATAATCAATTTCTTTAATGACTAAAATTTCTGTAGCGTAAGTTTCAAATTCTGGTTTATGTAAATCAGCTTTTAATGCTTGCACAATTGCTGATTCATTCTCCAGAATTGCTTGCTTCAAAACTTTCAGTTGTGCAATCCGAAAAGCAACATCTTTAGTTTTACCAGTTTGAAAAAACTCGCGCTGTTTCCGAATAATATCAGCCACAGTTGATAATTCACTAATCATATTTTTTAACTTTTGACTTTTGTACAGACGCAATTAATTGAGTCTCTCCGACTCTTGACCTTTAACTTACTTTTTTATAGGTAGCATGACCATGAATAAACTACCATTACCCAATTCAGATTTAACTAAAATATTACCTTGATGAGCCTCAACAATTCGCCGCGAAAGGTATAGTCCTAAACCACTACCAGAAGTTTTGTGACTTCCTTGGCGAAATCGTTCAAATAAACTGGCTTGGTCTTCAGCAGAAATACCGGGGCCTGTGTCTTCTACCTCAACAATTAGGTAGCCACTAATTGTTGAATTTTCCGCAGCATCGACATCAAAGTTTTGACTGCTTTCAGTCGTTGAGCTAAGACGAATATTTACTGAACCAGAAGCGGTAAATTTAATAGCATTACCTATGAGATTAGTAAATAGACGATGCAATTCCAGGCGATCGCCCATAACTGTATTAGTAGTTAACTCTTCAGCAACAGCCAAATTTAGGGCTAGTGTTTTGGCTTGAGCTAAGGGTGTTAATTCTCCCACTACTTCCTCTAATAACTGCTGAATATTTACTGGTAAAAACGCCAAGGTTTTGCGACCAGCTTCAAAACGGTACACTTCCAATAGAGTATTAACCATCGAAAGCAGGTTGGTGTTGCTGCGCGCCATGATGGTGATTACCTCCTGCATTTGCGGAGATAAGGCTCCCAAAGCACCTTCCTGAAACAGCATGAGGACGCGATCGGCTGCTACTAGGGGGGTGCGTAAGTCGTGGGTGAGACGGGAGACAAAATCTTCGCGCTGGCGTGCAATTTCATCGCGTTCATCGATACTATGTTTTAAGCGTAAGAGCGATCGCACCCGCGCTAGCAATTCGTCTACTGTTACAGGCTTACGGATAAAATCATCAGCACCTAAATCTAATCCTTTAGCTACATTCGGCGCATCGTGAGCAGTAATCAGCAGTATGGGGATATATTGCTGCATAGCAGCATTACCACGAATCCGCCGAGTAACTTCGTAACCATCCATTCCTGGCATCATAAGATCCAACAATACCAAGTCACAGGGAGATGCTTCTAGTTGCGCTAAAGCCGAAGCACCATTTTCTGCTGTGCTAACGGTGTAGCCTTCTTCCTCCAAAATAGTCTTGATTAAAAACACATTATCTGGAGAATCATCTACAACCAAAATTTTGTCAGACCGAGAATTCTGTGAGTTCATGTAGCGACCAGGTATAGGTAAATTGAATTTTTGTAATCTTATTTATATTTATATGAATTATATTGAAAGTCCTCTTGAATAAATATTATTTACCTAAAAGCTTAAATTGATTTTTTAATTTTATATAACTTTAAATTATCTAATTTTTTATGAGCAAAGAATTACTCACTAATTGAATCATGTTTGGTTAAGTTTTAAAACTAAATTAGTA contains:
- a CDS encoding hybrid sensor histidine kinase/response regulator, which codes for MNSQNSRSDKILVVDDSPDNVFLIKTILEEEGYTVSTAENGASALAQLEASPCDLVLLDLMMPGMDGYEVTRRIRGNAAMQQYIPILLITAHDAPNVAKGLDLGADDFIRKPVTVDELLARVRSLLRLKHSIDERDEIARQREDFVSRLTHDLRTPLVAADRVLMLFQEGALGALSPQMQEVITIMARSNTNLLSMVNTLLEVYRFEAGRKTLAFLPVNIQQLLEEVVGELTPLAQAKTLALNLAVAEELTTNTVMGDRLELHRLFTNLIGNAIKFTASGSVNIRLSSTTESSQNFDVDAAENSTISGYLIVEVEDTGPGISAEDQASLFERFRQGSHKTSGSGLGLYLSRRIVEAHQGNILVKSELGNGSLFMVMLPIKK